From one Geoalkalibacter halelectricus genomic stretch:
- a CDS encoding ParM/StbA family protein, with translation MEILGVDIGFGFTKATNGRDALIFKSVLGEATELQFQEQILQNPQGSEDHLRIEVDGKGYFVGELAERQSSNRFFTLDPTQLVGRFARILALTAASRLVGSYLPINLVTGLPIGYYRQHKEALNRVLAGEHKILVQEAGGKKVEKTLSVNKVRIIPQPFGSLFNAMLNDSGELSDKRLVKEKIGIVDVGFRTSDYTISDRMRYSERGSRTTDSGIAKAFTAIANALREQSGVNIELYRLYDAVEKGTIKVRGKEFDLRDTVEQAFNQLATAVAAEVERLWADDWDVDAIVVTGGGGAVLAPYLLPLIEGNVLPVEAGRDARLNNVTGYWKFGRHLWAKGELGAGS, from the coding sequence GTGGAAATACTCGGCGTCGATATCGGTTTCGGTTTTACCAAAGCGACCAACGGGCGTGATGCCCTGATTTTCAAGTCGGTGCTCGGCGAGGCGACGGAGCTGCAGTTTCAAGAGCAGATTCTGCAAAATCCGCAGGGCAGCGAGGACCATTTGCGCATCGAGGTCGACGGCAAAGGTTATTTTGTCGGCGAACTGGCCGAGCGCCAGAGCAGCAACCGGTTTTTTACCCTCGACCCCACCCAACTGGTCGGGCGCTTTGCCCGGATTCTCGCCTTGACGGCTGCCTCCCGCCTGGTCGGCAGCTATTTGCCCATCAATCTGGTTACGGGATTGCCCATCGGTTACTACCGACAGCACAAGGAGGCTCTGAACCGGGTTCTGGCCGGCGAGCACAAGATCCTGGTGCAGGAAGCGGGGGGGAAGAAGGTCGAAAAAACCCTCAGCGTCAATAAGGTGCGCATCATCCCGCAACCCTTCGGCTCGCTGTTCAATGCCATGCTCAACGACAGCGGCGAGTTGAGCGACAAGCGCCTGGTGAAGGAAAAAATCGGCATCGTCGATGTGGGCTTTCGCACTTCGGATTACACCATCTCTGACCGCATGCGCTATTCCGAACGCGGCAGCCGCACCACGGATTCGGGAATCGCCAAGGCCTTCACCGCCATCGCCAACGCCCTGCGCGAGCAAAGCGGCGTCAACATCGAGCTGTATCGTCTCTACGACGCCGTTGAGAAGGGTACCATCAAGGTTCGCGGCAAGGAATTCGATCTGCGTGACACCGTGGAGCAGGCCTTCAATCAATTGGCAACCGCCGTGGCCGCCGAGGTCGAGCGGCTTTGGGCGGATGATTGGGACGTCGATGCCATTGTCGTTACGGGCGGCGGCGGCGCGGTGCTAGCGCCCTACCTGTTGCCGCTGATTGAGGGCAATGTTCTGCCGGTTGAGGCGGGCCGCGATGCGCGGCTCAATAACGTCACCGGTTACTGGAAGTTCGGCCGTCACCTGTGGGCCAAGGGAGAATTGGGTGCGGGCAGCTAA